The Bacillus carboniphilus genome contains a region encoding:
- the thrS gene encoding threonine--tRNA ligase, which yields MADVVKVTFPDGAVKEFERGTTTEDIAASISPGLKKKAIAGKLNGELIDLRWPIQEDGAIEIVTQDANEALEIMRHSTAHLMAQAIKRLYPSVKLGVGPVIENGFYYDMDLEVSLTPEDLPAIEKEMNKIIGENLEIVRKEVSRDEAHARFAKIEDPYKLELLEAIPADEKVSIYEQGEFFDLCRGVHVPSTGKIKEFKLLSISGAYWRGDSKNKMLQRVYGTAFFKKEDLAEHLRLLEEAKERDHRKLGKELDLFTISQKVGQGLPLWLPKGATIRRTIERYIVDKEIKLGYDHVYTPVLASVELYKTSGHWDHYQDDMYPVMPMDNEDLVLRPMNCPHHMMVYKNDIHSYRELPIRIAELGTMHRYEMSGALSGLQRVRGMTLNDAHVFVRPDQIKEEFIRVVNLILEVYKDFGLEDYSFRLSYRDPEDKEKYFDDDAMWEKAQAMLKDAMDEIGLEYFEAEGEAAFYGPKLDVQVRTALGKDETLSTVQLDFLLPERFDLTYVGEDGKQHRPVVIHRGVVSTMERFVAFLIEEYKGAFPTWLAPVQAVVIPVSPDVHYDYARKVKEVLKAEGIRVELDDRDEKMGYKIREAQMQKTPYMLVVGDQEAQDEAVNVRKYGEQKSETISLDAFIAKIKEEVSR from the coding sequence ATGGCTGATGTAGTAAAAGTTACGTTCCCAGATGGTGCTGTGAAGGAGTTTGAAAGAGGCACCACAACAGAAGATATTGCAGCTTCCATTAGTCCAGGATTAAAGAAAAAAGCCATCGCTGGTAAGCTGAATGGCGAGCTAATTGATTTGCGCTGGCCAATTCAAGAAGATGGAGCTATTGAAATTGTGACACAAGACGCAAATGAAGCGTTAGAAATAATGAGGCACTCAACGGCACACCTAATGGCACAAGCGATTAAACGTTTGTATCCAAGTGTAAAGCTAGGGGTCGGTCCTGTTATTGAAAATGGTTTTTACTATGACATGGATTTAGAAGTATCTCTAACTCCAGAGGATCTTCCAGCTATTGAAAAGGAAATGAACAAGATCATTGGTGAAAATCTTGAAATCGTTCGAAAAGAAGTTTCAAGAGATGAAGCACATGCCCGTTTTGCTAAAATTGAAGACCCATATAAATTAGAGCTACTTGAAGCGATTCCTGCAGATGAAAAGGTTTCGATCTATGAGCAAGGTGAATTCTTCGACCTATGCCGAGGAGTGCACGTTCCTTCCACTGGAAAAATTAAAGAATTTAAACTATTAAGCATCTCTGGTGCATACTGGCGTGGAGACAGCAAAAACAAAATGCTTCAACGTGTTTATGGAACAGCCTTCTTCAAGAAGGAAGACCTAGCTGAGCACCTTCGTTTGCTTGAGGAAGCAAAAGAGCGTGACCACCGTAAGCTAGGAAAAGAGTTGGACCTATTTACAATTTCACAAAAGGTTGGTCAAGGTCTTCCACTTTGGTTACCAAAAGGTGCTACAATTCGCCGTACCATCGAGCGTTATATTGTAGATAAGGAAATTAAGCTTGGCTATGATCACGTTTATACTCCAGTACTTGCTAGTGTAGAGTTATATAAAACAAGCGGTCACTGGGATCACTATCAAGACGATATGTACCCAGTTATGCCAATGGATAACGAGGACTTGGTACTTCGTCCAATGAACTGTCCGCACCATATGATGGTGTATAAAAATGATATTCACAGTTATCGTGAACTTCCAATTCGTATTGCTGAGCTTGGTACAATGCACCGTTACGAAATGTCAGGAGCTCTGTCAGGACTACAACGTGTACGTGGAATGACTCTAAATGATGCACACGTGTTTGTTCGTCCGGATCAAATTAAGGAAGAGTTCATCCGTGTCGTAAACTTAATTTTAGAAGTATATAAAGACTTTGGTCTTGAGGATTACTCATTCCGTTTGTCCTACCGTGATCCAGAGGATAAAGAAAAATACTTTGACGATGATGCAATGTGGGAAAAAGCACAGGCTATGTTAAAGGATGCAATGGACGAAATCGGCTTAGAGTATTTTGAGGCAGAAGGAGAAGCAGCATTCTACGGACCTAAGTTAGACGTGCAAGTTCGTACAGCATTAGGTAAGGATGAAACTTTATCCACTGTTCAATTAGACTTCTTACTTCCTGAAAGATTCGATCTAACTTACGTAGGAGAAGACGGCAAGCAGCATCGCCCAGTCGTTATCCACCGTGGTGTCGTTTCAACAATGGAACGCTTCGTAGCCTTCTTAATTGAAGAATACAAAGGAGCATTCCCAACTTGGTTAGCACCGGTTCAAGCTGTTGTGATTCCAGTATCTCCTGATGTTCATTACGATTACGCACGTAAGGTAAAAGAAGTTTTAAAAGCAGAAGGTATCCGTGTTGAATTGGATGATCGCGATGAAAAAATGGGTTATAAAATCCGCGAAGCACAAATGCAAAAAACACCTTACATGTTAGTTGTAGGGGACCAAGAAGCTCAGGATGAGGCTGTTAATGTTCGTAAATATGGAGAGCAAAAATCAGAGACCATTTCTCTAGATGCTTTCATTGCTAAGATAAAAGAAGAAGTGTCACGCTAG
- a CDS encoding nucleotidyltransferase domain-containing protein — MNKNEAVEFSQKFIESEFPQCEAAFLCGSAARGEMKSTSDLDLLIFDSKVKPYRQGVIWNSQPIEFFVLNDERLEERNQQDKDLGRPIIANMLHQGVSLKDDGKNEARKNNVAEYLKQGPNPLSEAFIEASRYFVFDLLDDFEDSVNRQTAIETMHRLSVDFAEMVLRYNGKWIGRGKALTKELYNFDPQFAEEYYSALDVFYKEDDKEPFINLVKAFYEQLGGPLFAGFHRYF; from the coding sequence ATGAACAAAAACGAAGCGGTTGAATTCTCACAAAAATTTATTGAATCTGAATTCCCGCAGTGTGAAGCAGCGTTCCTATGTGGGAGTGCAGCAAGGGGAGAAATGAAGAGCACTTCTGATCTAGATCTACTTATTTTTGATAGTAAAGTGAAGCCCTACCGTCAAGGAGTCATATGGAATTCACAACCAATTGAATTCTTTGTTTTAAATGATGAGAGATTAGAAGAACGAAATCAGCAGGATAAGGATTTAGGCAGACCAATCATAGCCAATATGCTTCACCAAGGCGTTTCTTTAAAAGATGATGGTAAAAATGAAGCTCGTAAAAACAACGTAGCTGAGTATTTGAAACAAGGACCTAACCCCTTATCGGAAGCTTTTATTGAAGCTTCCCGATATTTTGTATTTGACCTTCTTGATGATTTTGAGGATAGTGTGAACCGTCAAACTGCCATAGAAACCATGCACAGATTGAGTGTGGACTTTGCTGAAATGGTTTTACGATATAATGGCAAATGGATTGGAAGAGGAAAAGCATTAACCAAGGAACTATATAATTTTGATCCACAGTTTGCAGAAGAATACTATTCTGCTTTAGATGTATTTTACAAAGAGGATGATAAAGAGCCTTTTATAAACCTTGTAAAAGCCTTCTATGAACAGCTTGGTGGACCTTTGTTTGCTGGATTTCATCGTTATTTTTAA
- the infC gene encoding translation initiation factor IF-3, giving the protein MIVNEGIRAREVRLIDANGDQLGIKSRVEALEIAATRNLDLVLVAPSAKPPVARIMDFGKYRFEQQKKEKEARKKQKIINVKEVRLSPTIDEHDFNTKLRNAIKFLEKGDKVKASIRFKGRAITHKEIGHKVLSRFAESCSEVSSIESAPKMDGRSMFLVLAPKNEK; this is encoded by the coding sequence ATGATCGTAAACGAGGGCATTCGCGCTCGTGAGGTTCGTTTAATTGATGCCAATGGCGATCAGCTTGGTATTAAATCCCGTGTAGAAGCATTAGAAATTGCTGCCACGCGCAATCTTGACCTGGTGTTAGTAGCACCTAGTGCAAAACCGCCTGTTGCTCGTATTATGGACTTCGGTAAATACCGTTTCGAACAACAGAAGAAAGAAAAAGAAGCTCGTAAAAAGCAAAAGATCATCAATGTGAAAGAAGTTCGTTTAAGTCCGACAATTGATGAGCATGACTTTAATACAAAGCTTCGTAATGCAATTAAATTCCTTGAAAAAGGCGATAAGGTAAAAGCCTCTATCCGCTTTAAAGGGAGAGCAATTACACATAAAGAAATCGGCCATAAGGTACTTAGTCGATTTGCTGAAAGCTGTTCAGAGGTAAGTTCTATTGAATCTGCCCCTAAAATGGACGGCCGTTCAATGTTTTTAGTATTAGCCCCGAAAAACGAGAAGTAA
- the rpmI gene encoding 50S ribosomal protein L35 yields the protein MPKMKTHRGSAKRFKKTGSGKLKRSKAYTSHLFANKSQKQKRKLRKGTVVSKGDFKRIRHMLDNL from the coding sequence ATGCCTAAAATGAAAACTCACCGTGGCTCTGCTAAGCGTTTCAAAAAGACTGGTTCAGGCAAACTGAAGCGTTCTAAAGCATACACTAGCCACTTGTTCGCAAATAAATCACAAAAGCAAAAGCGTAAGCTTCGTAAAGGTACTGTTGTATCTAAAGGTGATTTCAAACGTATTCGTCATATGTTAGACAACTTATAA
- the rplT gene encoding 50S ribosomal protein L20 — translation MPRVKGGTVTRKRRKKVIKLAKGYFGSKHRLYKVANQQVMKSYNYAYRDRRQKKRDFRKLWIARINAGARLNGLSYSRFMHGLKLAGIEVNRKMLADLAIHDEKAFTELANAAKSQLQK, via the coding sequence ATGCCACGCGTAAAAGGCGGAACTGTTACACGTAAACGTCGTAAAAAAGTCATTAAATTAGCCAAAGGTTATTTCGGTTCAAAACATAGATTATATAAAGTAGCAAACCAACAAGTTATGAAATCTTATAACTATGCTTACCGCGATCGTCGTCAAAAGAAGCGCGACTTCCGTAAGCTTTGGATTGCTCGTATCAATGCAGGTGCTCGTCTAAACGGTCTTTCTTACAGCCGTTTCATGCACGGTCTAAAACTTGCTGGTATCGAAGTTAACCGTAAAATGTTAGCTGACCTTGCTATCCATGATGAAAAAGCATTCACTGAGTTAGCAAATGCAGCAAAATCTCAACTTCAAAAGTAA
- a CDS encoding DUF1294 domain-containing protein has product MIYKFIFFYLLIFNIWGYILMAIDKKRAIKQKHRISEKFIWQIAFIGGAIGIYMGMKKFRHKTLHKVFVYGVPAVIVLHALVIIALGIYMKD; this is encoded by the coding sequence ATGATATATAAATTTATCTTCTTCTACCTACTAATCTTCAACATCTGGGGCTACATTCTCATGGCCATAGACAAAAAAAGAGCCATCAAACAAAAACATCGAATCTCTGAAAAGTTCATATGGCAAATTGCCTTTATTGGGGGAGCCATTGGTATTTATATGGGGATGAAAAAATTTCGACATAAAACATTACATAAGGTTTTTGTATATGGTGTGCCTGCTGTTATTGTTTTGCATGCGCTGGTAATAATTGCATTAGGGATTTATATGAAAGACTAA
- a CDS encoding TVP38/TMEM64 family protein, with the protein MDSTMTLLFSFVETGGILAPVIFVSFHILRQFFFIPVPVVCMAGGILFGTTFGTLFSIIGLMVSCLLFYMVIEKMPKTYEKLMKVKVKWFGPHSRLTMGQITILRLIPFIHYHLLNVCMMDRARSFTRYVIGAFWSNLPLAFFYTVFGEFISGFTPTIAVVILVALSVLFYILREKVTVFKWKEFFPKAPSEG; encoded by the coding sequence ATGGATAGTACAATGACGCTGTTGTTTTCATTTGTAGAAACAGGTGGAATCTTAGCTCCCGTTATATTTGTTTCGTTTCATATTTTACGACAATTTTTCTTCATCCCCGTACCAGTGGTATGTATGGCTGGAGGAATATTATTTGGAACGACATTTGGGACGTTGTTTTCCATTATAGGACTGATGGTTTCTTGTTTACTGTTTTACATGGTTATTGAGAAAATGCCAAAAACATATGAAAAGCTAATGAAAGTAAAGGTTAAGTGGTTTGGACCTCACTCTCGTTTAACAATGGGGCAAATTACAATCTTAAGGTTAATTCCATTTATCCATTATCACCTCCTAAACGTATGTATGATGGACCGTGCCCGAAGTTTTACAAGATATGTTATCGGAGCCTTTTGGTCTAACCTTCCTCTTGCTTTCTTTTACACTGTTTTTGGAGAATTTATCAGTGGTTTCACACCAACCATTGCGGTCGTTATCCTCGTAGCTTTATCCGTTTTATTTTATATTCTTCGTGAAAAGGTTACCGTCTTTAAGTGGAAAGAATTCTTCCCTAAGGCACCTTCTGAAGGATAA
- a CDS encoding dUTP diphosphatase translates to MLNLNKLFQMQRDLDQTIEEKNNLLTDDLFERKVFAFIVEMAELANETRCFKFWSQKGPSEKQVLLEEYVDGVHFLLSIGIEKNFDSIEIDWEKVKKGTSSLTTHFLKINEDVLQYRSAPTIETYSQLCYSYFELAHLLNFTLQEVEQAYLKKNEINYQRQESGY, encoded by the coding sequence ATGTTAAACCTCAATAAGTTGTTTCAAATGCAACGTGATTTGGACCAAACAATAGAAGAAAAAAATAATCTGTTAACGGATGACTTGTTTGAGAGGAAAGTTTTTGCTTTTATCGTCGAGATGGCGGAATTAGCAAACGAAACGCGTTGTTTTAAATTTTGGAGTCAGAAAGGTCCATCTGAAAAACAAGTATTATTGGAGGAATACGTAGATGGTGTACACTTTTTACTTTCCATTGGAATCGAGAAAAACTTTGACTCAATTGAAATCGATTGGGAGAAAGTAAAGAAGGGAACAAGCAGTTTAACAACCCATTTTCTAAAAATAAATGAAGATGTTTTACAATACCGCTCGGCCCCAACCATAGAAACTTATAGCCAACTTTGCTATTCTTATTTTGAATTAGCCCATTTGTTGAACTTTACTTTACAGGAAGTCGAGCAAGCTTATTTGAAAAAGAATGAAATTAACTATCAAAGACAAGAATCGGGGTATTAG